One window of Marinobacterium aestuarii genomic DNA carries:
- a CDS encoding glutamate-5-semialdehyde dehydrogenase produces the protein MNVEAYMIELGQRAREASRLMARAETGIKNRALLYMAEAIEAGRDTLASANQQDLESARANGLDAAMLDRLELTPARIDTMVEGLRQVATLADPIGGITDMNYRPSGIQVGKMRVPLGVIGIIYESRPNVTVEAASLCLKSGNAAILRGGSESIHSNQAIAACIAAGLKRAGLPQTAVQVVETTDRAAVGQLITMPEYVDVIVPRGGKGLIERVSRDARVPVIKHLDGICHVFIDSEADISKAINIALNAKTHRYGTCNTMETLLVDSSVAAKVLPELAGAYEQAGVELRGCERTRALLPQILAATQEDWSTEYLAPILSIRVLDGMDEAISHINQYGSHHTDAIVTENYTKSRRFLREVDSSSVMVNASTRFADGFEYGLGAEIGISTDKIHARGPVGLEGLTSQKYVVLGDGHIRQ, from the coding sequence ATGAACGTAGAGGCATACATGATCGAGCTGGGTCAGCGTGCACGCGAGGCGTCGCGGCTGATGGCACGTGCTGAAACCGGCATCAAGAACAGGGCGTTGCTGTACATGGCCGAGGCCATCGAGGCAGGACGCGATACTCTGGCGAGCGCGAATCAGCAGGATCTGGAAAGCGCCCGGGCCAATGGCCTGGATGCAGCCATGCTTGACCGCCTGGAGCTGACACCGGCACGTATCGATACCATGGTCGAGGGGTTGCGTCAGGTGGCGACACTGGCGGATCCCATTGGCGGTATCACCGATATGAATTATCGCCCCAGCGGTATCCAGGTCGGCAAGATGCGCGTGCCCCTGGGCGTGATCGGCATCATCTATGAGTCGCGTCCCAATGTGACGGTCGAGGCGGCGAGTCTGTGCCTGAAGTCCGGCAATGCCGCCATTTTGCGCGGTGGCTCGGAATCGATTCATTCCAACCAGGCGATTGCGGCCTGCATTGCCGCGGGCCTCAAGCGCGCCGGGCTGCCGCAGACCGCCGTGCAGGTGGTCGAGACCACCGACCGTGCCGCCGTGGGTCAGTTGATCACCATGCCGGAGTACGTCGACGTTATAGTACCCCGCGGTGGCAAGGGCCTGATCGAGCGGGTCAGCCGTGATGCCCGGGTACCGGTGATCAAGCATCTGGACGGTATCTGCCATGTCTTTATCGACAGTGAGGCGGATATCTCCAAGGCGATCAATATCGCCCTCAATGCCAAGACGCACCGCTACGGCACCTGCAATACCATGGAAACCCTGCTGGTCGACAGCAGTGTGGCCGCCAAGGTGTTGCCGGAGCTGGCCGGCGCCTATGAGCAGGCCGGTGTCGAGCTGCGCGGCTGTGAACGCACCCGCGCGCTGCTGCCGCAGATTCTGGCGGCAACGCAGGAAGACTGGTCCACCGAATACCTGGCCCCCATTCTGTCGATCCGCGTGCTGGACGGCATGGATGAGGCCATCAGCCATATCAACCAGTATGGCTCCCACCATACCGATGCCATCGTCACTGAAAACTACACCAAGTCGCGGCGCTTCCTGCGGGAAGTGGATTCCAGCTCGGTGATGGTCAATGCCTCGACGCGCTTTGCCGATGGTTTCGAGTACGGCCTGGGGGCCGAAATTGGTATTTCCACGGACAAGATTCATGCCCGTGGCCCGGTCGGCCTTGAAGGCCTGACGTCGCAGAAATACGTGGTGCTGGGTGATGGTCATATCCGTCAGTAA
- the nadD gene encoding nicotinate-nucleotide adenylyltransferase, producing the protein MTATGPADALVFMGGTFDPVHNGHLRTALEIQQWMGVEQVCLIPSKVPVHREQPGCSSEQRLAMVGLAVEHEPALRVDAREVLSDQPSYSLLTLQSLRAEIGPARPLCMVLGMDAYLGLASWHGWEQLPDYCHIIVVCRPGYVYEPDERMRRFLRAHETRSLGTVLGLPCGHVLMHELTPLSISATQIRQLVAKGLSPRYLCPDPVWHYMQQHKLYVIEEDS; encoded by the coding sequence ATGACCGCTACCGGCCCTGCGGATGCCCTGGTTTTCATGGGCGGCACCTTCGATCCCGTGCACAATGGCCACCTGCGCACCGCGCTGGAGATCCAGCAGTGGATGGGAGTCGAACAGGTCTGCCTGATCCCCTCGAAGGTCCCGGTGCACCGCGAGCAGCCTGGCTGCTCGTCGGAACAGCGTCTGGCCATGGTAGGCCTGGCGGTGGAACACGAGCCTGCCCTGCGGGTGGATGCGCGTGAGGTGCTGTCGGACCAACCGTCCTACAGTCTGCTCACGCTGCAGTCGCTGCGGGCCGAGATCGGACCCGCCCGGCCGCTGTGCATGGTGCTGGGAATGGATGCCTACCTTGGGCTGGCCAGCTGGCATGGCTGGGAACAGCTGCCGGATTACTGCCACATCATAGTGGTGTGCCGGCCCGGTTATGTATACGAGCCGGATGAACGGATGCGCCGTTTCCTCCGTGCCCACGAAACCCGTTCGCTGGGTACTGTGCTGGGGTTACCCTGCGGCCACGTGCTGATGCACGAACTGACGCCGCTGAGTATCTCGGCCACCCAGATTCGCCAGTTGGTGGCGAAGGGGCTGTCACCCCGTTACCTGTGTCCAGACCCCGTCTGGCACTATATGCAACAACACAAACTTTACGTGATTGAAGAGGATAGTTAA
- the rsfS gene encoding ribosome silencing factor, whose product MRIDQLVTLAQTALEDMKAKDVVLLDVQGKSSVTDFMLVASGTSHRHVNSISQGVIDTAKAAGVIPLGTEGQTGGDWVLVDLGDIVVHVMMPDARSFYDLERLWSFDAAKAAE is encoded by the coding sequence ATGCGGATTGATCAACTGGTCACCCTGGCGCAAACCGCGCTGGAAGATATGAAAGCCAAAGATGTCGTGTTACTTGATGTGCAGGGCAAATCCAGCGTGACCGACTTCATGCTGGTCGCCAGCGGAACCTCCCATCGCCATGTGAACTCCATTTCCCAGGGCGTGATAGACACGGCGAAAGCAGCGGGCGTGATACCGCTTGGCACCGAAGGCCAGACCGGCGGTGACTGGGTGCTGGTGGATCTGGGCGATATCGTTGTCCATGTCATGATGCCGGATGCCCGCAGCTTCTATGATCTGGAGCGGCTGTGGAGCTTTGACGCGGCTAAGGCAGCAGAGTAA
- the rlmH gene encoding 23S rRNA (pseudouridine(1915)-N(3))-methyltransferase RlmH gives MKVRLIAIGGKMPGWVTQGYDEYAKRLPADLTLELVELPLGHRGKGADLARAKRQEGDQMLAAIPRGDLVVALEVEGRNWSTEQLASNMEGWRMGGRNVSLLIGGPDGLDARCSAAAEQRWSLSALTLPHPLVRVLLAEQLYRACTILQGHPYHK, from the coding sequence ATGAAAGTACGTCTGATTGCCATTGGCGGCAAGATGCCCGGCTGGGTCACCCAGGGCTACGATGAGTACGCCAAGCGTCTGCCGGCGGATCTGACGCTGGAGCTGGTGGAGTTGCCACTGGGTCATAGGGGCAAGGGCGCGGATCTCGCCCGGGCCAAGCGTCAGGAAGGTGATCAGATGCTGGCGGCTATCCCCAGAGGAGATCTGGTGGTGGCGCTGGAGGTGGAAGGCCGCAACTGGTCGACCGAGCAGCTGGCATCGAACATGGAAGGCTGGCGCATGGGGGGGCGAAACGTATCCTTGCTGATCGGCGGTCCGGACGGTCTGGATGCCCGCTGCAGTGCAGCGGCTGAGCAGCGCTGGTCGCTGTCGGCCCTGACGCTGCCCCATCCGCTGGTGCGTGTGCTGCTGGCAGAGCAGCTCTACCGCGCCTGTACCATTTTGCAGGGTCACCCCTACCACAAATAG
- the mrdA gene encoding penicillin-binding protein 2, with protein sequence MAFERFKDYSQESRTFGARAMLAFMLVVVLVAVLIGRLYFLQVVQYDRYAAMSEDNRVHLQPVAPTRGLIYDRNGVLLAENRPSYSVTVLKEEVRDLEGTLEVLKELIPITESELERFDKRYRQRRRPFETVPVRFRLTEPEIARIAVNYHRLPGVQVEADLIRYYPYGEAVVHALGYVGRINEAELQRVEANNYAATHYIGKLGIEKFYEPQLHGEVGFQKVETNARGRVLRVLERVDPVPGDDLVLSLDLRLQQITERLINGRRASVVAIDPKTGGILALVSEPGYDPNLFVTGISTADYSALRDSPDLPLFNRALRGGYPPASTIKPLIALAALDSGTVSPSHTVWDPGFFTLSQGGRRYRDWKRGGHGRVDLNLALAQSCDVWFYDVGYRMGIDKMSDYLGRFGFGAVTSLDLPEAVPAVLPSKEWKRNARNRPWYPGDSVNLSIGQGFFVATPLQLATAATVLANRGKWVQPKLLQGVRTQGEKGDISIKMPTLDDAQPVPEDVTLKSDAYWQQVIKGMVDVMHGERGTARKAGKDAGYIIAGKTGTAQVVGIKKDERYDASKLSERNHDHALFLAFAPADDPQIAVAVVVENGGGGSSTAAPIARQVMDAWLLGIDPSEDPMEEEVLQEVEISR encoded by the coding sequence ATGGCCTTCGAACGCTTCAAGGATTACAGCCAGGAAAGCCGCACCTTTGGTGCCCGGGCAATGCTGGCCTTTATGCTGGTGGTGGTGCTGGTGGCGGTGCTGATAGGCCGGCTCTACTTTCTCCAGGTGGTGCAGTACGACCGTTATGCCGCCATGTCGGAGGACAACCGGGTGCATCTGCAGCCGGTGGCGCCGACCCGTGGTCTGATCTATGACCGCAATGGCGTTTTGCTGGCCGAAAATCGCCCCAGTTACAGCGTGACGGTGCTCAAGGAAGAAGTGCGGGACCTTGAGGGCACGCTGGAAGTCCTCAAGGAGCTGATTCCCATTACCGAGTCCGAGCTGGAGCGCTTTGACAAGCGCTACCGCCAGCGCCGTCGTCCGTTCGAGACGGTACCGGTACGCTTTCGGCTTACCGAACCGGAAATCGCCCGCATTGCCGTCAATTATCACCGCTTGCCAGGTGTGCAGGTCGAGGCGGATCTGATCCGTTACTACCCCTACGGTGAGGCTGTGGTACATGCACTGGGCTATGTCGGGCGCATCAACGAGGCCGAGTTGCAGCGGGTGGAGGCCAATAACTACGCCGCCACGCACTATATCGGCAAGCTGGGTATCGAGAAATTCTACGAACCGCAGCTGCACGGAGAGGTGGGTTTCCAGAAGGTCGAAACCAATGCCCGTGGCCGGGTGTTGCGCGTGCTGGAACGCGTCGATCCGGTGCCGGGGGATGATCTGGTGCTGAGCCTTGATCTGCGTCTGCAACAGATTACCGAACGGCTAATCAATGGCCGTCGTGCTTCTGTGGTGGCGATAGATCCCAAAACGGGTGGAATTCTGGCGCTGGTGAGCGAACCGGGCTATGACCCCAACCTGTTTGTCACCGGTATTTCGACCGCAGACTACAGCGCGCTGCGGGACTCGCCCGACCTGCCGCTGTTCAACCGTGCGCTGCGCGGCGGTTACCCGCCGGCGTCGACCATTAAGCCGCTGATTGCCCTGGCGGCGCTTGATTCAGGCACCGTATCACCGAGTCATACGGTGTGGGATCCGGGCTTCTTTACCCTCAGTCAGGGCGGGCGTCGCTACCGCGACTGGAAGCGCGGCGGCCATGGCCGGGTGGACCTGAATCTGGCGCTGGCCCAGTCCTGTGACGTCTGGTTCTACGATGTCGGCTACCGCATGGGGATCGACAAGATGTCGGATTACCTGGGTCGCTTTGGCTTTGGCGCTGTCACCAGTCTCGATCTGCCCGAAGCGGTGCCGGCGGTGCTGCCCTCCAAGGAATGGAAACGCAATGCCCGCAATCGCCCCTGGTATCCCGGCGATTCGGTCAACCTGAGCATCGGTCAGGGCTTTTTTGTCGCCACGCCGCTGCAGCTGGCGACGGCCGCCACGGTGCTGGCCAATCGCGGCAAGTGGGTGCAGCCCAAGCTGTTGCAGGGCGTGCGTACCCAGGGTGAAAAAGGTGATATCAGCATCAAGATGCCGACGCTGGATGACGCTCAACCCGTGCCTGAAGACGTGACCTTGAAGTCCGATGCCTACTGGCAGCAGGTGATCAAGGGCATGGTGGATGTTATGCACGGCGAGCGCGGTACCGCGCGCAAGGCCGGCAAGGATGCGGGTTATATCATCGCTGGCAAGACCGGTACTGCCCAGGTGGTGGGTATCAAGAAGGATGAACGCTACGATGCCTCCAAACTGTCGGAGCGAAACCATGACCATGCGCTCTTCCTCGCCTTTGCGCCGGCGGATGATCCCCAGATCGCCGTGGCCGTGGTGGTGGAAAACGGTGGTGGCGGCTCCAGTACGGCTGCGCCCATAGCCCGTCAGGTCATGGATGCCTGGCTGCTGGGTATAGATCCCAGTGAAGATCCCATGGAGGAAGAAGTGCTGCAGGAAGTGGAAATATCACGATGA